From Sinorhizobium sp. RAC02, a single genomic window includes:
- a CDS encoding GMC family oxidoreductase, with translation MTQTADIVIIGSGIGGASLAHSLAPSGLRIVILERGDYLKDSPEARDDRAIFQKGFYRPSEEWLGTDGEGFLPGNYYYVGGNSKFFGAVMYRYRREDFAPRPHMDGASPGWPMSYEELSPWYDAAESIFRVRGSVSGDPTEPAHAKPYVYPSVPDEPSIAAVRRRLEKAGIHPAALPLSIDIDAWLKQAPTGWDAFPNTGTGKIDAEVGPLASALTHPNVSLVTGASVTRLETDETGRRVVSVVYVKDGVEQRISADRFAVAAGAVQSAALLLRSASKAHPTGLANGSDQVGRNFMNHNTTAMLTIDPFAANTSVYQKTIAFNDFYNADNEYGAPLGNVQLLGHITGNILKANIPFPAPTWVARLIARYAYGWFLTSEDLPNPESRVMVRDNRIVMHWIRSNMRAHEVLIAKTRAVMRKAGFPIVLTHTFGRKTTSHQCGTARMGSDPKTSVVDLDCRSHDVENLYITDASVMPTSAAVNPALTIAALAIKAGSAISRGQ, from the coding sequence ATGACTCAGACCGCAGACATCGTCATCATCGGCTCCGGCATCGGCGGGGCGTCCCTGGCGCACAGTCTGGCGCCCTCCGGCTTGCGGATCGTCATCCTCGAGCGTGGCGATTACCTGAAGGACAGTCCAGAGGCGCGCGATGACCGTGCGATCTTCCAGAAGGGTTTCTACCGGCCTTCGGAGGAGTGGCTGGGCACGGACGGCGAGGGCTTTCTCCCCGGCAATTACTACTATGTCGGCGGCAATTCGAAGTTCTTCGGCGCCGTGATGTATCGTTACCGCCGCGAGGACTTTGCACCAAGGCCGCACATGGATGGAGCATCCCCGGGCTGGCCGATGTCCTATGAGGAGTTGTCACCCTGGTATGATGCAGCCGAGAGCATTTTTCGGGTGCGCGGTTCGGTTTCCGGCGATCCGACGGAGCCGGCGCATGCCAAGCCCTACGTCTATCCATCGGTGCCTGACGAACCGTCGATCGCCGCCGTTCGTCGCCGGCTGGAAAAGGCTGGAATCCACCCGGCTGCCCTGCCGCTGTCGATCGATATCGACGCGTGGCTGAAGCAGGCGCCGACGGGCTGGGATGCGTTTCCGAACACCGGCACCGGCAAGATCGATGCGGAGGTCGGTCCGCTTGCCAGCGCGCTCACCCATCCGAATGTCAGCCTCGTGACCGGCGCTTCCGTGACCCGCCTCGAAACGGACGAGACGGGCCGTCGGGTCGTGTCCGTCGTCTATGTGAAAGACGGCGTGGAGCAGCGCATCTCGGCAGATCGCTTCGCGGTGGCGGCCGGCGCGGTGCAGAGTGCAGCACTTCTCCTGCGCTCCGCCAGCAAGGCGCATCCGACCGGCCTCGCCAACGGCTCGGATCAAGTTGGCCGCAACTTCATGAACCACAACACGACTGCGATGCTGACGATCGATCCCTTCGCCGCCAACACTTCGGTCTACCAGAAGACCATCGCCTTCAACGATTTCTACAACGCGGACAACGAATACGGTGCCCCCCTCGGCAACGTCCAGCTTCTCGGCCACATCACAGGCAACATCCTCAAGGCCAATATACCGTTTCCGGCGCCGACTTGGGTCGCCAGGCTCATCGCCCGCTACGCCTATGGCTGGTTCCTGACGAGCGAAGACCTTCCCAATCCTGAAAGCCGGGTGATGGTGCGCGACAACCGCATCGTCATGCACTGGATTCGCTCGAACATGCGTGCGCACGAGGTGCTGATCGCCAAGACGCGCGCCGTCATGCGAAAGGCCGGTTTCCCAATCGTGCTGACGCATACCTTCGGCCGCAAGACGACGTCGCACCAATGCGGCACGGCCCGCATGGGCAGCGACCCGAAAACCTCGGTCGTCGATCTCGATTGCCGCAGCCACGATGTTGAGAACCTCTACATCACGGATGCGTCCGTGATGCCGACTTCGGCTGCCGTCAACCCGGCTCTGACCATTGCTGCCTTGGCGATCAAGGCCGGCAGCGCCATTTCAAGGGGGCAATGA
- a CDS encoding ABC transporter substrate-binding protein: MSKFIAAVLAATMLVPVAARAEGEIEVLHHWVSQSEVDALNVIRKELEAKGFTWKDSAVGGMSGANAQQALRSRLTAGNPPGAMQFLGWEGVQWAEQGVVRDLNDLAKAGGWREALAPQLLPFVTSGDAFIAAPINMHRQNWVWANKKIFDDAGIAVPKSWAELITAGQKLQEKGIVPIAMGDEPWQIGIIFDALLSDVNGPEFYQKTAIDLDPEALGSPEMVKVFDTLREVRGLVDNNFVGRDWAVATGMVINGEAAMQFMGDWAKGEFLAKGLKPNQDFYCFATPGEVTSFQYLIDSFGTFIVKDENVQNAQTALVETIMDPKVQKGFNLIKGSIPARSDVSVDDFDDCAKLGYQERATAIEKGSMQGAMTHGFAAKPEFASVFSDVAAQFFVGTMSSEDAVKMLVSGIDNAR; this comes from the coding sequence ATGTCGAAATTTATAGCTGCCGTTCTTGCGGCGACCATGCTCGTGCCCGTTGCGGCCCGTGCCGAAGGCGAGATCGAAGTTCTGCACCACTGGGTCTCGCAAAGCGAGGTCGACGCCCTCAACGTCATTCGCAAGGAACTCGAGGCCAAGGGCTTCACATGGAAGGATTCCGCCGTCGGCGGCATGAGCGGTGCGAACGCGCAGCAGGCACTGCGCTCGCGCCTTACGGCGGGCAACCCGCCGGGCGCCATGCAGTTTCTCGGTTGGGAAGGCGTGCAATGGGCGGAGCAGGGCGTTGTTCGCGACCTGAACGACCTCGCCAAGGCCGGCGGCTGGCGTGAAGCGCTCGCGCCTCAGCTCCTGCCGTTCGTGACGTCGGGCGACGCCTTCATCGCGGCCCCGATCAACATGCACCGCCAGAACTGGGTCTGGGCCAACAAGAAGATCTTCGACGATGCCGGCATCGCCGTTCCCAAGTCGTGGGCGGAACTGATCACGGCCGGCCAGAAACTTCAGGAGAAGGGCATCGTTCCCATCGCGATGGGCGATGAACCGTGGCAGATCGGGATCATCTTCGATGCCCTCCTGTCGGACGTCAACGGCCCGGAATTCTACCAGAAGACGGCGATCGACCTCGATCCGGAAGCGCTCGGCAGCCCGGAGATGGTCAAGGTGTTCGACACGCTGCGCGAAGTGCGCGGCCTCGTCGACAACAACTTCGTCGGCCGCGACTGGGCGGTTGCGACCGGCATGGTCATCAACGGCGAAGCCGCCATGCAGTTCATGGGCGACTGGGCGAAGGGCGAGTTCCTCGCAAAGGGGCTGAAGCCCAACCAGGATTTCTACTGCTTTGCGACGCCCGGCGAGGTTACGTCCTTCCAGTACCTGATCGACAGCTTCGGCACGTTCATCGTCAAGGATGAGAACGTGCAGAACGCGCAGACAGCGCTTGTCGAAACCATCATGGATCCGAAGGTCCAGAAGGGCTTCAACCTGATCAAGGGCTCGATCCCGGCCCGTAGCGACGTCTCGGTCGACGATTTCGACGATTGCGCAAAGCTCGGCTACCAGGAGCGTGCCACCGCAATCGAAAAGGGCAGCATGCAGGGCGCCATGACGCACGGTTTTGCCGCCAAGCCGGAATTCGCTTCCGTCTTCAGCGACGTCGCCGCGCAGTTCTTCGTCGGCACCATGAGCTCGGAAGATGCCGTCAAGATGCTGGTCTCCGGCATCGACAACGCTCGATAA
- the hisD gene encoding histidinol dehydrogenase, with the protein MIRHIKTAKASIEQGGADSAVTKAVEGLLAQVRDGGDKAVRALSVQFDKFDRDSYRLTKQEIEACINALTVREREDLDFAQDQIRRFAEAQKAALKDIEIETLPGVVLGHKNVPIQNVGCYVPGGKYPLLASAHMTVLTARVAGCERVITCAPPFQGKIADKIVAAQALAGADEIYCLGGVQAIAAMAYGTETIAPVDMLAGPGNAYVAEAKRLLFGRVGIDLFAGPTETLIIADDSVDGELVATDLLGQAEHGINSPAVLITNSEKLARDTLSEIERLLDILPTAAVAGKAWEDFGEIILCDTIEEMLAEGDRVASEHVQVMTRDPDYFLDNMKNYGALFLGARTNVAFGDKVIGTNHTLPTNKAARYTGGLWVGKFLKTCTYQKILTDEASAMIGAYGSRLCLMEGFAGHAEQANIRVRRYGGRNVGYAMPADPV; encoded by the coding sequence ATGATCCGGCACATCAAAACAGCCAAGGCTTCCATCGAACAGGGCGGTGCCGACAGCGCAGTCACCAAGGCGGTCGAGGGCCTTCTTGCACAGGTCCGGGACGGTGGCGACAAGGCGGTTCGCGCGCTTTCAGTGCAGTTCGACAAGTTTGACCGCGACTCCTACCGGCTGACGAAGCAGGAGATCGAGGCCTGTATCAACGCGCTGACGGTCCGGGAGCGAGAAGACCTTGATTTCGCGCAGGACCAGATCCGCCGGTTTGCCGAAGCGCAGAAGGCCGCTCTGAAGGATATCGAGATCGAGACGCTGCCGGGTGTCGTGCTCGGTCACAAGAACGTGCCCATCCAGAATGTCGGCTGCTACGTGCCGGGCGGAAAATACCCGCTGCTGGCATCCGCCCATATGACAGTGCTGACGGCGCGCGTTGCCGGCTGCGAGCGGGTGATCACCTGCGCGCCGCCCTTCCAGGGTAAGATTGCCGACAAGATCGTGGCTGCGCAGGCGCTTGCAGGCGCTGATGAAATTTACTGCCTTGGTGGCGTCCAGGCGATCGCCGCAATGGCCTACGGGACTGAAACGATCGCTCCGGTCGATATGCTGGCCGGCCCCGGCAACGCCTATGTCGCGGAAGCCAAGCGGCTTCTCTTCGGCCGCGTCGGCATCGACCTCTTCGCCGGCCCGACAGAAACTCTGATCATCGCCGACGACAGTGTCGACGGCGAACTGGTGGCGACCGATCTGCTCGGCCAGGCCGAACACGGTATCAACTCGCCGGCGGTTCTCATCACCAATTCGGAGAAGCTGGCGCGCGATACGCTTTCCGAGATCGAGCGCCTGCTTGACATCCTCCCCACAGCGGCCGTCGCCGGCAAGGCCTGGGAAGATTTCGGCGAGATCATCCTCTGCGACACGATCGAGGAGATGCTGGCGGAAGGCGACCGCGTGGCCTCGGAACATGTCCAGGTCATGACCCGTGACCCGGACTACTTCCTCGACAACATGAAGAACTACGGGGCGCTGTTCCTGGGTGCCCGCACGAACGTCGCCTTCGGCGACAAGGTAATCGGCACCAATCATACGCTGCCGACCAACAAGGCCGCCCGCTACACCGGTGGCCTCTGGGTCGGGAAATTCCTGAAGACCTGCACCTATCAGAAGATCCTGACCGACGAGGCGTCCGCAATGATCGGCGCCTACGGCTCGCGGCTCTGCCTGATGGAAGGTTTTGCGGGACATGCCGAGCAGGCCAACATCCGCGTGCGCCGCTACGGCGGCCGGAACGTCGGCTACGCGATGCCCGCTGACCCTGTTTAA
- a CDS encoding HAD-IA family hydrolase, with the protein MKPNVVVFDIGGVLIDWNPAYLYRKLLPDDAAVSAFLSEVCTSAWNEQFDAGVPFAEGIAELAERHPERAALIEAYWLRWHEMLGGEVPGTADILWRLKDAGVPVHAISNWSAETFPRAKDIYPFLGAFDVLVVSGTEKLVKPGAAIFERFLERAGVRAEECIFIDDNAANIAAAAALGFHTEHFRTAEALEVRLSELGLLAQAEKARA; encoded by the coding sequence ATGAAACCGAATGTTGTGGTCTTCGATATCGGCGGCGTCCTGATCGACTGGAATCCCGCCTATCTCTATCGCAAGCTGCTGCCGGACGATGCGGCCGTGTCTGCCTTCTTGAGCGAGGTCTGCACGTCGGCGTGGAACGAGCAGTTCGATGCGGGCGTGCCGTTTGCCGAAGGTATCGCAGAGCTTGCGGAGCGCCACCCAGAGCGGGCGGCCCTCATTGAAGCCTACTGGCTGCGCTGGCATGAAATGTTGGGGGGCGAGGTGCCCGGGACGGCCGATATTCTCTGGCGCCTGAAAGACGCGGGTGTTCCGGTGCACGCCATTTCGAACTGGTCGGCCGAGACCTTCCCGAGGGCAAAGGACATCTATCCATTCCTGGGCGCGTTCGACGTTCTCGTCGTTTCCGGCACGGAGAAGCTGGTGAAGCCGGGTGCCGCGATCTTTGAGCGCTTTCTGGAGCGGGCGGGTGTGCGTGCCGAAGAGTGCATCTTCATCGACGACAATGCCGCAAACATTGCCGCAGCCGCAGCGCTCGGCTTCCACACCGAGCATTTCCGCACGGCCGAGGCGCTGGAAGTGCGGCTGTCCGAGCTTGGACTTCTCGCGCAGGCAGAGAAGGCGAGGGCATGA
- a CDS encoding sugar ABC transporter permease, producing the protein MSASTRMSSRLAAWLPRLVVAPSLLVVIVTVYLFILWTGLISVTSSKFVPTYDFVGLEQYIRLWATPRWHTAVANLFIFSVLFLALSTGLGLLMAILLDQNIRAEGALRAIYLYPMALSFIVTGTAWKWIMNPGLGIQRVVNDLGWMDFRFDWITNPDMAIYTVVVAGVWQSSGFAMAIFLAGLRGIDNSVIKAAQIEGATLPRIYRQIIIPMLRPAMLSVIVLLSYIAIKSFDLVLALTNGGPGTATELPSTFMFSATFRRNQMGVGAASAVMMLMTVAAIIIPYLYSELREKNDG; encoded by the coding sequence ATGAGCGCCTCTACGCGCATGTCATCGCGATTGGCAGCCTGGCTTCCGCGCCTCGTCGTCGCTCCCAGCCTGCTCGTCGTCATCGTCACCGTCTACCTGTTCATTCTCTGGACGGGACTGATTTCCGTCACCTCGTCGAAATTCGTGCCGACCTACGATTTCGTCGGCCTTGAGCAATATATCCGCCTGTGGGCCACGCCCCGCTGGCACACGGCTGTCGCCAACCTGTTCATCTTTTCCGTGCTCTTCCTCGCGCTGTCGACGGGCCTGGGCCTGCTGATGGCGATCCTTCTCGACCAGAATATTCGTGCCGAAGGCGCTCTACGAGCGATCTACCTCTACCCGATGGCGCTGTCGTTCATCGTCACGGGAACCGCTTGGAAGTGGATCATGAATCCCGGCCTCGGCATCCAGCGGGTGGTAAACGACCTCGGCTGGATGGACTTCCGTTTCGATTGGATCACCAATCCGGACATGGCGATCTACACGGTCGTGGTGGCCGGTGTCTGGCAATCCTCGGGCTTTGCCATGGCGATCTTCCTCGCCGGCCTTCGCGGCATCGACAACTCCGTCATCAAGGCGGCACAGATCGAGGGCGCCACGCTGCCGCGGATCTATCGCCAGATCATCATCCCGATGCTGCGCCCGGCCATGCTGAGCGTGATCGTCCTGCTCAGCTACATCGCCATCAAAAGCTTCGACCTGGTCCTGGCGCTGACAAACGGCGGCCCCGGCACCGCAACCGAACTGCCATCGACCTTCATGTTCTCCGCCACCTTCCGGCGGAACCAGATGGGCGTCGGCGCGGCAAGTGCCGTGATGATGCTCATGACCGTCGCGGCGATCATCATTCCCTACCTCTATTCCGAGCTTCGGGAGAAAAACGATGGCTGA
- the ugpC gene encoding sn-glycerol-3-phosphate ABC transporter ATP-binding protein UgpC, whose translation MSTLEIDRVRKAYGHLEVLKEVSISIGTGDFLVLLGPSGCGKSTLLNMIAGLETISGGEIRIAGKAVNDLSPKDRDIAMVFQSYALYPTMTVRQNIEFGMKIRKVAQADRAKAVKTASDLLQITHLLDRKPSQLSGGQRQRVAMGRAIVREPKLFLFDEPLSNLDAKLRVDMRTEIKRLHARLGTTIVYVTHDQIEAMTLATRVAVMKDGVVQQLDEPQAVYDRPANVYVARFVGSPAMNIVPAVLEAQGSTVTAVVDIANRQPARIAGIALSPEAVRRYAGKKVLVGVRPENFSIASGDIPPSLTIDFDVVEPTGPDTLAVFQLGGVEVTARLPPKQAHAGQEAALSVDTSKTVLFDIDTETRID comes from the coding sequence ATGTCCACTCTAGAAATCGATCGCGTCCGCAAGGCTTACGGCCATCTCGAGGTTCTGAAGGAGGTTTCGATCTCCATCGGCACCGGCGACTTCCTCGTGCTGCTCGGCCCTTCCGGCTGTGGCAAGTCCACGCTTCTCAACATGATCGCCGGCCTGGAAACCATCTCGGGCGGCGAGATCCGGATTGCAGGGAAGGCCGTCAACGACCTCTCGCCGAAGGACCGGGACATCGCCATGGTGTTCCAGTCCTACGCGCTGTACCCGACGATGACCGTGCGCCAGAACATCGAATTCGGCATGAAGATCCGCAAGGTCGCCCAGGCCGATCGCGCCAAGGCCGTGAAAACCGCGTCGGACCTGTTGCAGATCACGCATCTGCTCGATCGCAAGCCGTCGCAACTGTCCGGCGGCCAGCGCCAGCGCGTTGCCATGGGCCGCGCGATCGTCCGCGAGCCAAAACTGTTCCTGTTCGACGAACCGCTGTCGAACCTCGATGCCAAGCTGCGCGTGGACATGCGCACGGAGATCAAGCGCCTCCATGCCCGCCTCGGCACGACGATCGTCTATGTCACGCACGACCAGATCGAGGCCATGACGCTCGCTACCCGCGTGGCGGTCATGAAGGACGGCGTCGTGCAGCAGCTCGACGAGCCCCAGGCCGTCTATGACCGGCCCGCCAACGTCTATGTCGCGCGCTTTGTCGGTTCTCCCGCCATGAACATCGTGCCGGCCGTTCTGGAGGCACAGGGCTCGACGGTCACCGCCGTCGTCGACATCGCCAACCGGCAGCCAGCCCGCATCGCGGGCATCGCCCTCTCGCCGGAGGCCGTGCGGCGCTACGCCGGCAAGAAAGTGCTCGTCGGAGTACGACCCGAGAATTTCTCGATCGCGAGTGGCGATATACCTCCGTCGCTGACCATCGATTTCGACGTCGTCGAGCCGACGGGGCCTGACACGCTCGCCGTCTTCCAGCTCGGCGGCGTTGAAGTGACGGCCCGTCTTCCGCCCAAGCAGGCGCATGCAGGCCAGGAAGCCGCCTTGTCCGTCGATACGTCGAAGACCGTGCTGTTCGACATCGATACCGAAACGCGCATCGACTGA
- a CDS encoding carbohydrate ABC transporter permease produces the protein MAEALSQSGKMRLGRIAIYACLVIVALLYLMPLWVMVTTSLKPLDEIYGGSFIGLPKVVTLDAWRAAWSQACIGTECTGLKPYFLNSLLMVIPAVALSTGIGAINGYILTKWKFPGANFVFGLMLFGCFLPYQAILIPMARTLGLLGLAGSIPGLVSVHVSYGICFTTLFFRNYFVSLPDELTKAAMVDGAGFFRIFWSVILPTSIPIIVVSCIWQFTQIWNDFLFGVSFTSGSSSPITVALNNIVNVTTGRKQYNVDMAAAMIAAIPTLVVYIVAGRYFVRGLTAGAVKG, from the coding sequence ATGGCTGAAGCACTCTCCCAATCCGGCAAGATGCGGCTTGGCCGTATCGCCATCTATGCCTGCCTGGTCATCGTCGCATTGCTTTACCTGATGCCGCTCTGGGTGATGGTCACGACATCGCTGAAACCACTCGACGAGATCTATGGCGGCTCGTTCATCGGCCTGCCCAAGGTGGTGACGCTCGATGCGTGGCGGGCAGCGTGGTCGCAGGCCTGCATCGGCACCGAATGCACAGGGCTGAAACCCTATTTCCTCAATTCGTTGCTGATGGTGATCCCGGCCGTGGCCCTTTCGACGGGCATCGGCGCCATTAACGGTTACATCCTGACGAAATGGAAATTTCCAGGCGCCAACTTCGTTTTCGGACTCATGCTGTTCGGCTGCTTCCTGCCGTACCAAGCGATCCTCATCCCCATGGCACGCACGCTCGGGCTGCTGGGTCTCGCCGGGTCCATTCCCGGGCTTGTCTCCGTCCACGTCTCCTATGGTATCTGCTTCACGACGCTGTTCTTCCGCAACTATTTCGTCTCGCTGCCGGATGAACTGACGAAGGCGGCGATGGTCGATGGTGCCGGCTTCTTCCGCATCTTCTGGAGTGTCATCCTGCCGACCTCGATCCCGATCATCGTCGTGTCCTGCATCTGGCAGTTCACGCAGATCTGGAACGACTTCCTGTTCGGCGTGTCCTTCACCTCCGGCTCCAGCAGCCCCATCACCGTCGCGCTCAACAACATCGTCAACGTGACCACCGGTCGCAAGCAATACAACGTCGACATGGCCGCCGCCATGATCGCCGCCATCCCAACCTTGGTCGTCTACATCGTCGCAGGTCGATATTTCGTCCGCGGCTTGACGGCCGGCGCCGTGAAAGGCTGA
- a CDS encoding DeoR/GlpR family DNA-binding transcription regulator, whose amino-acid sequence MSADKAELSALSPEERQAVILDKVNAAGRVLATGLAQEFGVSEDSIRRDLRDLSDAGLVQRFHGGAARLVTPALDFHRRETLHAGEKERIGRAAAAMIPDGATLLVDSSTTVVQFVRSLSPALSLRIITTAVDVAAAALDHPLAEVIMLGGRLGRLTRSATGAGAIDAIRALRVDYCVLGTCGVDHDLTLRADDFEDAHLKAAMIRAANKTLLLATADKLGQAATYEVAPITAVSALFTSSTDAAILKSIREAGVDVETV is encoded by the coding sequence ATGAGCGCGGACAAGGCAGAACTGTCGGCGCTTTCTCCGGAGGAGCGGCAGGCTGTCATCCTCGACAAGGTCAATGCGGCAGGGCGGGTTCTCGCCACCGGGCTCGCGCAGGAATTCGGCGTGTCGGAAGATTCGATCCGTCGCGATCTGCGCGACCTCTCGGATGCCGGCCTGGTGCAGCGGTTTCACGGCGGCGCGGCGCGGCTCGTCACGCCTGCGCTCGATTTCCACCGCCGTGAGACGCTGCATGCGGGAGAGAAAGAGCGGATCGGCCGCGCTGCGGCGGCGATGATCCCGGACGGCGCGACGCTGCTTGTGGATTCCAGCACGACGGTCGTGCAGTTCGTACGCAGCCTGTCGCCGGCGCTCTCGTTGCGCATCATCACGACCGCCGTCGACGTTGCCGCTGCCGCGCTCGACCATCCGCTTGCCGAGGTGATCATGCTGGGCGGCCGCCTCGGCCGGCTGACGCGCAGCGCAACCGGCGCCGGTGCAATCGATGCGATCCGGGCGTTGCGGGTCGACTATTGTGTCCTCGGCACCTGTGGAGTCGATCATGATCTGACGCTCCGCGCCGACGATTTCGAGGATGCCCACCTGAAGGCCGCGATGATCCGGGCTGCAAACAAGACCCTGCTTCTGGCGACGGCCGACAAGCTTGGTCAGGCCGCAACCTACGAAGTGGCCCCGATCACCGCCGTATCAGCGCTTTTCACCAGCAGCACGGATGCTGCCATCCTCAAATCCATTCGCGAAGCCGGTGTCGATGTCGAAACCGTCTGA
- a CDS encoding GMC family oxidoreductase N-terminal domain-containing protein, with protein sequence MGSARYGISPRHPDEITTFDYIVVGGGSTGCVVAARLSEDPAVNVLLLEEGPRDRSPYIHIPGAYYKTAQGDLLKRIPWEPMAEQERTETPTMVQARVLGGGSSVNAMIYIRGVPSDYEQWVDMGAEGWGYADVLPFFKRAEDNNRFCNEAHGVGGPLGVSDIDYIHPLTRAWLQACQQAGLPYNPDFNSGDPEGCGLYQITARNGRRSSAAVAYLNPARKRRNLRVETGAMVTRVLVENGRAVGVECVRGKRTVVYRADQEVVLSTGAIATPKLLMLSGIGPADQIRRQGIDVNADLPGVGQNLQDHIEISLVYQLNGPHSYDKYKKLHWKALAGLDYALFRNGPASSNLIEGGAFWWGNRGEASPDIQYFMVVGAGIEEGVDAVPGGNGCTVNLGQIRPRSRGEVTLLSADPATHPRVAPRYFSDPYDLDAMTEGAMAAIDIMAQPAIAKFVTARHAPSPSLKTREDIRAFCVKDAHAALHPAGTCRMGGDDMAVVDPKLRVHGVERLRIADASVMPTLISGNPNSVCIMIGERAAEFMRS encoded by the coding sequence ATGGGATCGGCGCGCTACGGCATTTCTCCCCGGCATCCGGATGAGATAACCACATTCGACTATATCGTGGTCGGTGGCGGCTCGACGGGCTGCGTCGTTGCTGCCCGGCTTTCGGAAGATCCTGCCGTCAACGTTCTCCTGCTGGAGGAGGGACCACGCGACCGCAGCCCCTACATCCACATTCCCGGCGCCTACTACAAGACCGCGCAGGGCGACCTGTTGAAGCGCATTCCCTGGGAGCCGATGGCCGAGCAGGAGCGCACGGAAACACCGACCATGGTGCAGGCGCGGGTTCTCGGCGGCGGCAGTTCGGTCAACGCGATGATCTACATTCGCGGCGTGCCGTCGGACTATGAGCAATGGGTCGATATGGGTGCCGAAGGCTGGGGCTATGCCGACGTCCTGCCCTTCTTCAAGCGTGCAGAGGACAACAACCGCTTCTGCAACGAAGCCCATGGCGTCGGCGGCCCGCTCGGCGTTTCCGACATCGACTATATTCATCCCTTGACCCGCGCATGGCTGCAAGCCTGCCAGCAGGCCGGGCTGCCCTACAACCCGGATTTCAATTCCGGCGATCCGGAAGGCTGCGGCCTCTACCAGATAACGGCCCGCAACGGTCGCCGCAGCTCCGCAGCGGTCGCCTATCTCAATCCTGCCCGCAAGCGGCGCAACCTGCGTGTAGAAACCGGAGCCATGGTCACGCGCGTACTCGTTGAGAATGGACGCGCCGTCGGTGTCGAGTGCGTGAGGGGCAAGCGCACCGTTGTGTACCGGGCCGATCAGGAGGTCGTCCTTTCCACGGGCGCGATCGCCACGCCGAAGCTCCTGATGCTGTCGGGCATCGGGCCGGCGGACCAGATCCGTCGGCAGGGTATCGACGTCAATGCCGATTTGCCGGGCGTTGGCCAGAACCTGCAGGATCACATCGAGATTTCGCTGGTCTACCAGCTCAATGGCCCGCATAGCTACGACAAGTACAAGAAGCTGCATTGGAAGGCGCTTGCCGGCCTGGACTATGCACTGTTCCGCAATGGTCCTGCATCCTCCAACCTTATCGAAGGCGGTGCCTTCTGGTGGGGCAACAGGGGCGAGGCGAGCCCGGATATCCAGTATTTCATGGTTGTCGGCGCCGGCATCGAGGAGGGCGTCGATGCGGTTCCCGGCGGCAATGGCTGCACGGTCAATCTCGGCCAGATCCGGCCCCGCTCCAGGGGAGAGGTCACACTCCTGAGCGCCGACCCGGCGACACATCCGCGTGTGGCGCCGCGCTATTTCTCCGATCCTTACGATCTCGACGCGATGACCGAAGGGGCGATGGCCGCCATCGACATCATGGCGCAGCCGGCGATCGCGAAATTCGTGACGGCACGGCACGCTCCATCGCCGTCCCTCAAGACGCGCGAGGATATCAGGGCCTTCTGCGTCAAGGACGCGCATGCCGCCCTTCATCCTGCCGGGACATGCCGGATGGGTGGCGATGACATGGCGGTTGTCGATCCGAAGCTGCGCGTGCATGGCGTCGAGCGGCTTCGCATTGCCGATGCGTCGGTCATGCCGACGCTGATTTCCGGCAACCCGAATTCCGTCTGCATCATGATCGGCGAGCGGGCCGCGGAGTTCATGCGTTCCTAG